The proteins below come from a single Lactobacillus johnsonii genomic window:
- a CDS encoding HIT family protein, with product MTELEKDCLFCKIIRGEIPSYTVFENDDVKAFLDISQVTKGHTLIIPKKHLVNFFDYSQEDAARFLQYIPVIAQAIKKSDPTIKGLNVEVNNGEIAGQVVMHSHIHLIPRRSENDPVSTPHVNNADEYSEEDYQAVTNAIKNNL from the coding sequence ATGACAGAATTAGAAAAGGATTGTTTATTTTGTAAAATCATTAGAGGAGAAATTCCTTCTTACACAGTTTTTGAAAACGATGATGTCAAAGCTTTTCTTGATATTTCTCAAGTAACTAAAGGACATACTCTCATTATTCCTAAGAAGCACTTGGTTAACTTCTTTGACTACAGCCAAGAAGATGCTGCTAGATTTTTACAATATATCCCTGTTATTGCCCAAGCAATTAAGAAGTCTGATCCAACTATTAAAGGATTGAATGTTGAGGTGAACAATGGTGAAATCGCTGGACAAGTTGTAATGCATTCACATATTCATTTAATTCCACGTAGAAGCGAAAATGATCCTGTTTCTACTCCTCACGTAAACAATGCAGACGAATATTCAGAAGAAGATTATCAAGCGGTTACAAACGCTATCAAAAACAATCTATAA
- a CDS encoding YtxH domain-containing protein yields the protein MKFFGIGLGLGSLAGLGISLLPNPQTGHKVKEDVRLFLDGTKNDASSLVTSTKQATQAANELMNNLPQAEQTVKDIQNNLTDFQSSIKPEVDQMKENVSNLTKEAKETVDGIKNEL from the coding sequence ATGAAATTTTTTGGAATTGGATTAGGATTAGGCAGCTTAGCAGGGTTAGGAATCTCTCTTCTCCCAAATCCACAAACTGGTCATAAAGTTAAAGAAGATGTTCGGCTCTTTTTAGATGGCACAAAAAATGATGCTTCTTCATTAGTTACCAGTACAAAACAAGCTACGCAAGCTGCCAATGAATTAATGAATAATCTGCCGCAAGCAGAACAAACAGTTAAAGACATACAAAATAACTTAACTGATTTTCAAAGTTCAATTAAACCAGAAGTTGATCAAATGAAAGAAAATGTTTCTAATTTAACTAAAGAAGCAAAAGAAACAGTTGATGGAATTAAAAATGAACTTTAA
- a CDS encoding peptidylprolyl isomerase PrsA: MNKTWKKAATVLAFAGIALSATACSGSKAVVTYKGGKITESQYYDKMKESQAGQSTLASMIVSDALESQYGKDVTQKQVDKEYNKYKKQYGSQFDSVLEQNGMTASTFKDNLKTNLLTEAALKHIKKITPAQEKKAWKNYQPEVTVQHILVSKKSTAEDVIKQLQDGGDFKKLAKKYSTDTATKNDAGKLPAFDSTDSTLDSSFKTAAFKLKTGEITTTPVKTQYGYHVIKMIKHPAKGTFKEHKKQIDNQIYQSMSEDQNVMRSVIATVLKRADVSIKDKDLKNVLSQYVSSDSLSK; the protein is encoded by the coding sequence ATGAATAAAACATGGAAAAAAGCAGCTACTGTTTTAGCTTTTGCAGGAATTGCCTTAAGCGCTACTGCTTGTTCTGGAAGTAAAGCTGTCGTTACTTATAAGGGCGGTAAAATTACCGAATCTCAATACTATGACAAGATGAAAGAATCTCAAGCAGGTCAATCAACTCTTGCCAGCATGATTGTTTCTGATGCCCTAGAAAGTCAATACGGCAAAGACGTTACACAAAAGCAAGTTGATAAAGAATACAATAAGTACAAGAAGCAATATGGTAGTCAGTTTGACTCAGTTCTTGAACAAAATGGAATGACTGCTTCTACCTTTAAAGATAATTTAAAGACTAATCTTTTAACTGAGGCTGCTTTGAAGCACATCAAGAAGATTACTCCAGCTCAAGAAAAGAAAGCTTGGAAGAATTATCAACCAGAAGTTACTGTACAACACATTCTTGTTTCAAAGAAGAGTACAGCTGAAGACGTCATCAAACAATTACAAGATGGCGGTGACTTCAAGAAACTAGCTAAGAAGTATTCTACTGATACTGCTACTAAGAACGATGCTGGTAAATTACCTGCATTTGACTCAACTGATTCTACTTTAGATTCTAGTTTCAAGACTGCTGCATTTAAACTTAAGACTGGTGAAATCACTACTACTCCAGTTAAGACTCAATACGGCTACCACGTAATTAAAATGATTAAGCACCCTGCCAAAGGTACTTTCAAGGAACACAAGAAACAAATTGATAACCAAATCTATCAATCAATGTCCGAAGATCAGAACGTTATGAGAAGCGTAATTGCTACTGTACTTAAACGCGCTGATGTTTCTATCAAGGATAAAGACTTAAAGAACGTTCTTTCTCAATACGTTTCATCAGATAGTCTTTCAAAATAG
- a CDS encoding 3'-5' exoribonuclease YhaM family protein — protein sequence MIKRLLDYNDGEDMNLVLLLKDSSLRTSKNGKQYLVLQFSDSSGTIRGNLWNASQQDADTFSPGTIVELSGRREEYQDRPQIRIYDLRVVGPNEGYDLSQFVHSAPIKQKDLEEEINKRVFEILNPTWNRIVRYLLKKWNKEFFSYPAGKSNHHAVRNGLAFHTVSMLRDAEGIANTYPQIDRSLLYAGCILHDMGKVIELSGPVATTYTAEGNLIGHLVLIDEQIMLAAHELKIDEHSEDLMLLRHLVLSHHGLPEYGAAHRPVVLEAEVLHKIDDLDATVYAITNALQQTKPGEFTETIKSQDNRRFYRPKNDDALDKAPKLE from the coding sequence ATGATAAAAAGGTTGCTTGATTATAATGATGGCGAAGATATGAATTTGGTTTTACTTCTAAAAGATTCAAGTCTTCGTACTAGTAAAAATGGTAAACAATACTTAGTTTTACAATTTAGCGATTCAAGTGGCACAATTAGAGGAAATCTTTGGAACGCTAGTCAGCAGGATGCGGATACTTTTAGTCCAGGAACCATCGTGGAATTGAGCGGAAGACGAGAAGAGTATCAAGATAGACCTCAAATAAGAATTTATGATTTGAGAGTAGTGGGACCAAATGAAGGATATGACTTAAGTCAATTTGTTCATTCAGCTCCAATTAAACAAAAAGATCTTGAAGAAGAAATTAATAAACGTGTTTTTGAGATCTTAAATCCAACCTGGAATCGAATTGTCCGCTACTTACTTAAGAAATGGAATAAAGAGTTTTTCTCATATCCAGCTGGCAAATCTAACCATCATGCCGTCAGAAACGGACTGGCATTCCATACTGTTTCAATGCTAAGGGATGCGGAAGGAATTGCTAATACTTATCCTCAAATTGATCGGTCACTTCTATATGCGGGATGCATTTTACATGATATGGGAAAGGTAATTGAACTATCTGGTCCTGTAGCCACAACTTATACGGCCGAAGGAAATTTGATTGGACACTTAGTTTTAATTGATGAGCAGATTATGCTAGCAGCTCATGAATTGAAAATTGATGAGCATAGTGAAGATTTAATGCTCTTGCGGCATTTAGTTTTGTCACATCACGGCTTACCTGAATATGGCGCAGCTCATCGACCAGTAGTGCTAGAAGCTGAAGTTTTACATAAAATTGATGATTTAGATGCTACAGTTTATGCAATTACTAATGCTTTGCAGCAAACTAAGCCAGGAGAATTTACTGAAACCATTAAGTCACAAGACAATCGGAGATTTTACAGACCTAAAAATGATGATGCCTTAGATAAAGCACCAAAATTAGAGTAA
- a CDS encoding AAA family ATPase, translating into MKLTQIKIIHFGKLNDVTFNLNKDLTIFLGANEAGKSTSVAFVKQVLFGFHLRTNKSPFFEDYQPLDHVSPMGGSLTFEDTDGTFLLSRLYAKGDPKKGVLKVSLNDQEVPESVFFDRIQNIDGSFYTDSFIFNQDMLREVNGLSQAELMEQIYFLGASQSHKLLDLRDEFSSNAQKLFKKSGRKPIVNQLINQIEEQKEVLAQTNSELNDYRELEEKLTQEKEELKKIQAELLELNKEDQKISLLMQKLTNFKQYQQLREEVQPVSFSKESYEKARAIQNKISDLTADIKNLEMQLDEIKNSSELSNKDKIQALVDHKAEVLHWESESKDLQRQIETTRKDLESYEQFQPEAVKLSKLSSETRNKIKDDYQALKSQKQENNNLPGILSLILLVAGLFSAIAINNLFVRFLGIMIALGGLGLFVWTKQTNAKKSQKDQEFIEKYGLDPNVIDLSSLWNEVVQIESKKQTLSQLDQDQASLNEKIQAFVQELYPFTQRNVQTFSDIVNQLNSLQKVIDQNNLSKQHLNDVAVHLQEKKNQLAKNKIDLSNLFAASKVTDFAEFSELKQQAEAQEQLKLKIEALQNDLQADLAQLEEIAKDPNKLVENKDQIEKQISQKQEQINDLHAKNAKLENQMHVLANSDKYFAEKQKLTDLETSLSENVKEYLANLLTSNWIARGLDLASNERFPKMLEDAKKYFNLLTGGRYVDIQLDKKLKVKRKDGKKFDVEYLSRGTSEQLYFALKLAFVEQVADKIALPILIDDAFVNFDAQRTNYIVKLLEELAQKIQVLIFTARQDLVANLEMEPIRIEKEQ; encoded by the coding sequence ATGAAGTTAACTCAAATTAAAATTATTCACTTTGGAAAATTAAATGATGTGACTTTTAATTTGAACAAAGATTTAACGATATTTTTAGGTGCGAATGAAGCTGGGAAAAGTACAAGTGTAGCCTTTGTTAAGCAAGTTCTATTTGGATTTCACCTAAGAACTAATAAATCACCTTTCTTTGAGGATTATCAACCTTTGGATCATGTTAGTCCAATGGGCGGAAGTTTAACTTTTGAAGATACAGATGGTACCTTTCTTTTGAGTCGATTATATGCAAAAGGGGATCCTAAGAAGGGGGTTTTAAAAGTTAGTTTAAATGATCAAGAAGTGCCAGAGAGTGTATTTTTTGATCGTATCCAAAATATAGATGGTAGTTTTTATACTGACAGCTTTATTTTTAATCAGGATATGCTGCGCGAGGTAAATGGATTATCTCAGGCAGAATTAATGGAACAAATTTACTTTTTAGGAGCATCACAAAGTCACAAATTACTTGATTTAAGAGATGAGTTTTCAAGTAATGCTCAGAAGCTTTTTAAAAAGAGTGGACGCAAGCCGATAGTTAATCAATTAATTAATCAAATTGAAGAACAAAAAGAAGTTTTGGCTCAAACTAATAGTGAACTTAATGATTATCGTGAACTTGAAGAAAAATTAACTCAAGAAAAGGAAGAGCTTAAAAAAATTCAAGCTGAACTACTTGAATTAAATAAAGAAGACCAAAAAATTAGTCTATTAATGCAAAAGCTAACTAATTTTAAGCAGTATCAGCAACTTAGAGAAGAAGTACAACCGGTTTCCTTTTCTAAAGAGAGTTATGAGAAAGCACGGGCTATTCAAAATAAAATTTCAGATTTAACAGCTGATATTAAAAACTTAGAGATGCAGCTTGATGAAATTAAGAACAGCAGTGAGTTATCAAACAAAGATAAAATTCAAGCATTAGTTGACCATAAGGCTGAAGTTTTGCATTGGGAAAGTGAAAGTAAAGATTTGCAGCGGCAAATTGAGACTACCAGGAAAGATTTAGAGTCTTATGAACAGTTTCAGCCAGAAGCAGTTAAATTAAGCAAATTATCAAGCGAGACTCGAAACAAAATAAAGGACGATTATCAAGCTCTAAAGAGTCAAAAGCAAGAAAATAATAATTTGCCAGGAATTTTATCATTAATTTTATTAGTTGCAGGACTTTTCAGTGCAATTGCGATTAACAACTTGTTTGTGCGTTTCTTGGGAATAATGATTGCTTTAGGTGGGCTTGGACTATTTGTTTGGACAAAGCAAACTAATGCCAAGAAAAGCCAAAAAGACCAAGAATTTATTGAAAAATATGGGCTTGATCCTAACGTCATTGACTTAAGTAGTTTGTGGAATGAAGTAGTCCAAATTGAATCTAAAAAGCAAACACTTAGCCAATTAGATCAAGATCAGGCTTCTTTGAATGAAAAGATTCAAGCTTTTGTTCAGGAGTTATATCCTTTTACTCAAAGAAATGTTCAGACATTTTCAGATATTGTAAATCAGTTAAATTCATTACAAAAAGTGATTGATCAGAATAATTTGTCTAAGCAACATTTAAATGATGTGGCAGTACATTTACAAGAAAAAAAGAACCAATTAGCTAAGAATAAAATTGATCTTTCTAATTTATTTGCGGCAAGTAAAGTTACTGATTTTGCGGAATTTTCTGAGCTAAAGCAACAAGCCGAAGCGCAAGAACAATTGAAGTTGAAAATAGAAGCATTACAAAATGATTTGCAAGCCGATCTCGCGCAATTAGAAGAAATTGCAAAAGATCCAAATAAATTAGTAGAAAATAAGGATCAAATAGAAAAGCAAATTTCTCAAAAGCAAGAGCAAATTAATGATTTGCATGCAAAAAATGCTAAGCTTGAAAATCAGATGCATGTTTTAGCAAATTCTGATAAATATTTTGCTGAAAAACAAAAATTAACTGACCTAGAAACATCATTGAGTGAAAATGTTAAAGAATATTTAGCTAACTTATTAACTAGCAATTGGATTGCGCGAGGCTTAGATTTAGCCTCAAATGAGCGTTTTCCTAAGATGCTTGAAGATGCAAAGAAATATTTCAATCTTTTAACTGGTGGAAGATATGTTGATATTCAGTTAGATAAAAAACTTAAAGTTAAAAGAAAAGATGGTAAAAAGTTTGATGTTGAATATCTATCTCGTGGGACAAGTGAGCAATTATATTTTGCTTTGAAATTAGCTTTTGTTGAACAAGTTGCTGATAAAATTGCTTTACCAATTTTGATTGATGATGCTTTTGTAAACTTTGATGCACAAAGAACCAATTATATTGTCAAACTATTAGAAGAGTTGGCCCAGAAGATACAAGTTTTAATTTTTACAGCACGACAAGATTTAGTAGCTAATCTTGAGATGGAACCAATAAGAATAGAAAAGGAACAATAA
- a CDS encoding metallophosphoesterase family protein, with protein MEFMHLADAHLDSPFQGLSFLPSNEFKNIKQSTQKSFTKAIDTALDRNVDLVLIAGDTFDSAHPSPQSQLFFSREIQRLTDKKIQVVMILGNHDYLNPDEMLLPQTPYFKLLGSNEEVEEFESKTKEDFPYTVVGFSYQHNHIETDKISEFPKKGDNFTIGLMHAGTKTTTNYQNVYAPFTTAEIKDLNYNYFALGHIHLRQTLSKDPLIVYSGNLQGRHINEQGSKGVYIGTVDETTKKVSLDFVETAPIIWQMATLTLDQEISQKDLTRQIVEILTKQNVQQTLFGLTIEGAQYLSEKELELVKDSDYWLQLSNSLKFDSRLVKVYLTNNEKLQLRTADKEAFDQAENETFELDKIYALASDLSKKSDYVADILKKPEFIDEVKELAQVKLGQKLKDINDEVNSN; from the coding sequence ATGGAATTTATGCATTTAGCAGATGCGCACTTAGATAGTCCCTTTCAAGGACTATCTTTTTTGCCATCTAATGAATTTAAAAATATTAAACAATCTACCCAAAAGTCATTCACTAAAGCAATTGATACAGCACTAGATAGAAATGTAGATTTAGTATTAATTGCTGGTGATACATTTGATTCAGCTCACCCTAGTCCTCAGAGTCAATTGTTTTTTAGTCGTGAAATACAGCGACTAACAGATAAAAAAATTCAAGTTGTGATGATTTTAGGAAATCATGATTATTTGAATCCTGATGAGATGTTATTGCCCCAAACACCATACTTCAAACTTTTAGGCTCTAATGAAGAAGTAGAAGAATTTGAATCTAAAACTAAAGAGGATTTTCCGTATACAGTAGTTGGATTTTCTTATCAACATAATCATATCGAAACTGATAAGATTAGTGAATTTCCTAAAAAGGGAGATAACTTTACTATTGGTTTAATGCATGCGGGTACTAAAACCACTACAAATTATCAAAACGTTTATGCTCCATTTACAACGGCTGAAATTAAAGATTTAAATTATAATTACTTTGCCTTAGGTCATATTCATTTACGTCAGACTTTAAGTAAAGACCCCTTAATTGTTTATAGTGGTAATCTCCAGGGTAGACACATTAACGAACAGGGTAGTAAAGGTGTATATATTGGTACAGTAGATGAAACAACAAAAAAAGTAAGTCTTGATTTTGTTGAAACGGCACCAATTATTTGGCAAATGGCAACCCTAACTTTGGATCAAGAAATTTCACAAAAAGATCTAACAAGACAAATAGTTGAAATTTTGACTAAGCAAAATGTGCAACAAACTTTGTTTGGTTTAACAATTGAAGGAGCCCAGTATTTAAGTGAAAAAGAACTAGAATTAGTCAAGGACAGTGATTATTGGCTTCAACTTTCTAATTCTTTAAAATTTGATTCTAGACTTGTAAAAGTTTATCTGACGAATAATGAAAAGCTTCAACTTAGAACAGCGGATAAAGAAGCATTTGATCAAGCTGAAAATGAAACTTTTGAGCTTGATAAGATTTATGCGTTAGCTAGTGATTTAAGTAAAAAAAGTGATTATGTTGCTGATATTTTGAAGAAACCTGAATTTATTGACGAAGTAAAAGAATTAGCACAGGTTAAATTGGGACAAAAATTAAAGGATATAAATGATGAAGTTAACTCAAATTAA
- a CDS encoding YlbF family regulator codes for MVNIYDNANQLAKDLQETEQFKDLKKSLENLKNNPESLDLYQRMDKLQQQILAAQNSGQPLSEEAQKEYQKINEEVRNNDELKDMITKEQALFQMINDVQQAMTKPIGDLYDDLKAK; via the coding sequence ATGGTTAATATTTACGATAACGCTAATCAATTAGCAAAGGACTTACAAGAAACAGAACAATTCAAAGATTTGAAGAAATCTCTTGAAAATTTAAAGAATAATCCAGAAAGTTTAGACTTATACCAAAGAATGGATAAGCTTCAACAACAAATTTTAGCTGCTCAAAATTCAGGTCAACCACTTTCTGAAGAAGCACAAAAAGAATATCAAAAGATCAATGAAGAAGTTCGTAATAATGACGAATTAAAAGACATGATTACCAAGGAACAAGCTCTCTTCCAAATGATCAACGACGTTCAACAAGCTATGACTAAGCCAATTGGCGATTTGTACGATGATTTAAAGGCAAAATAA
- a CDS encoding PBP1A family penicillin-binding protein, producing the protein MHSQNHEFWHRVHLAIKNFNHRFQIWRWLILILLSCCLFVCTYYTVKVKTSNISNMKAALSTTTTIYDNKNQKAGSLYSQKGSFVELNQISPYIQDAVIATEDRTFYKNPGFSVKGMARAAISSLIHRGIVGGGSTLTQQLAKNALLTQKQTFSRKLEELFFAIEINRVYSKKDILTMYLNNAYFGNGVWGVQDAARRYFGKNASDVTVGEAATIAGMLRSPSYYNPIDHMDNAIARRNVVLGLMADTGKISKTQADNAKKTTLTLDDTFSQEDGYRYPYFFDAVVDEAIDRYGLKEEDVMNKGLKIYTTLDTGYQTALQDSFEESWNFPPNASDGTKVQGASVAMDPKTGAVRAMVGGRGQHVFRGYNRATQMKRQPGSTMKPLAVYSPALQNGYHYDSELSNKLQKFGKNGYEPKNVDNQYSNKIPMYEALAQSKNVPAVWLLDKIGVSKGVQSVENFGIHVNKSDQNLALALGGLSTGVSPLQMARAYSAFVNEGNLPNQSYCITKITDASGNVIAQNNNPGSHRIISTNTAKEMTSMLLGVFTSGTGRSAQPSGFRVAGKTGSTEVPDSYGFGTKDQWIVGYTPDVVLSTWVGFDKTDQEHYMEGISETGITHLYKSELERLLPYTSQTQFKEKSAQQIAKDTGANSDWLGNLGQQVQKGINDTGSKFNEWYNNLKGLLGR; encoded by the coding sequence ATGCATTCCCAAAATCATGAGTTTTGGCATCGCGTTCATTTAGCGATTAAAAACTTCAACCATCGTTTTCAAATTTGGCGTTGGTTAATTTTAATATTACTGTCCTGTTGTTTGTTCGTTTGTACATATTATACCGTTAAGGTAAAAACTTCGAACATCTCTAATATGAAGGCAGCACTTTCTACTACAACCACAATTTATGATAATAAAAATCAGAAGGCCGGATCCCTATACTCACAAAAGGGATCTTTTGTGGAACTGAACCAGATATCGCCTTATATTCAAGATGCTGTCATCGCTACAGAAGACAGGACTTTTTATAAAAATCCAGGTTTTAGTGTAAAAGGGATGGCAAGAGCAGCCATCAGTAGTTTAATCCACCGAGGTATTGTTGGTGGTGGATCTACCTTAACACAGCAATTAGCCAAGAATGCATTATTGACGCAAAAGCAGACTTTTTCTAGAAAACTAGAAGAACTCTTTTTTGCGATCGAAATTAATCGTGTCTATTCTAAAAAAGACATCTTAACAATGTATCTGAATAATGCTTATTTTGGTAACGGTGTTTGGGGGGTTCAAGATGCAGCAAGACGCTACTTTGGAAAAAATGCTAGTGATGTAACGGTAGGAGAAGCGGCTACAATTGCAGGTATGCTTCGTAGTCCAAGCTACTATAATCCAATTGATCACATGGATAATGCAATCGCAAGGCGAAATGTTGTTTTAGGATTGATGGCTGATACAGGAAAAATTTCTAAGACACAAGCTGATAATGCTAAGAAGACTACGCTTACTCTTGATGATACATTTTCTCAAGAAGATGGCTATCGCTACCCTTACTTCTTTGATGCCGTGGTTGATGAAGCAATAGATCGTTATGGCTTAAAAGAAGAAGACGTAATGAACAAAGGATTGAAGATCTATACTACGCTAGACACTGGCTATCAAACTGCCTTGCAAGATAGTTTTGAAGAAAGCTGGAATTTCCCACCAAATGCCAGTGATGGTACTAAGGTGCAAGGAGCTAGTGTTGCAATGGATCCAAAGACTGGAGCTGTTCGAGCAATGGTTGGTGGTAGAGGACAACATGTCTTTCGCGGCTATAACCGTGCTACCCAGATGAAACGTCAGCCGGGTTCGACTATGAAGCCACTAGCTGTCTATTCACCAGCTTTGCAGAATGGATATCATTATGATTCTGAACTTTCTAATAAACTGCAAAAATTTGGAAAAAACGGCTATGAGCCAAAGAATGTTGATAATCAATACTCAAATAAGATTCCAATGTATGAAGCGCTAGCTCAAAGTAAAAATGTACCAGCAGTATGGCTTTTAGATAAGATTGGTGTCAGCAAGGGTGTTCAATCAGTGGAAAACTTTGGCATTCACGTTAATAAGAGTGATCAAAACTTGGCATTAGCTTTAGGTGGACTTTCAACTGGTGTTTCACCATTGCAGATGGCAAGAGCTTATAGTGCTTTTGTTAACGAAGGTAATTTACCAAATCAATCCTACTGTATTACTAAAATCACTGATGCTAGCGGAAATGTTATTGCTCAAAACAATAATCCTGGTAGTCACAGAATTATTTCAACTAATACTGCTAAAGAAATGACATCAATGCTTTTAGGCGTATTTACTTCAGGAACTGGGAGATCAGCTCAACCATCAGGTTTTAGAGTAGCAGGTAAGACTGGTTCAACTGAGGTACCAGATAGTTATGGATTTGGTACAAAAGATCAATGGATCGTTGGCTATACTCCGGATGTTGTTTTATCAACTTGGGTAGGTTTTGATAAGACTGATCAGGAACATTATATGGAGGGTATTTCAGAAACTGGAATTACTCACTTGTATAAATCTGAATTAGAACGGCTACTTCCATATACTTCTCAGACACAATTTAAGGAAAAGAGTGCCCAACAGATAGCAAAAGATACAGGTGCAAATTCAGACTGGCTTGGTAATTTAGGTCAACAAGTACAAAAAGGAATCAATGATACTGGGTCTAAGTTCAACGAATGGTATAATAATCTTAAAGGACTTTTAGGTCGTTAA
- a CDS encoding RluA family pseudouridine synthase, giving the protein MTIYQYSLIYPDYLMPMSVDKLMRKLLIPRKWRHFLRSEKKILVNGKYLPLNFLVKPGDKIEIQLDHIESDQQPYPASGKLPKVVYEDNDILVINKPAGQKTHPNLNEEDTALNDCATYLGYSPFIVHRLDMLTSGLLLVAKNPAVVPILNRQLTDKTLHREYLAWISNSPQIKNTGIIDLPIGHDPHDQRKRMVRQDGQKAVTHYEVIKRDKDRILVKLTLETGRTHQIRVHLAALGAPIIGDPLYNSAYQDGEQLQLTAFQLTFRKPFSFENKTVKLEKK; this is encoded by the coding sequence ATGACTATATACCAATATTCGCTCATATATCCCGACTATTTAATGCCAATGAGTGTTGATAAGTTAATGCGTAAATTGCTTATTCCAAGAAAATGGCGGCACTTTTTACGTAGTGAAAAGAAAATATTAGTTAATGGAAAATATTTACCACTTAATTTTCTAGTAAAACCTGGAGATAAAATTGAAATTCAGCTTGATCATATTGAAAGTGATCAACAACCTTATCCCGCCAGTGGAAAATTGCCTAAAGTGGTCTATGAAGATAATGATATTTTAGTAATTAATAAACCTGCTGGACAAAAGACACATCCCAATTTAAATGAAGAAGATACGGCATTAAATGACTGTGCAACTTATTTAGGCTATAGTCCTTTTATTGTTCACAGATTAGATATGTTGACAAGTGGACTTTTGTTAGTGGCCAAAAATCCTGCGGTCGTACCAATTTTAAACAGGCAATTAACTGATAAAACATTGCATCGAGAATATTTAGCCTGGATTTCTAACTCTCCACAAATAAAAAATACCGGTATCATTGATCTTCCAATTGGCCACGATCCACATGATCAAAGAAAAAGAATGGTGAGACAAGATGGACAAAAAGCTGTGACTCACTATGAAGTAATAAAAAGAGATAAAGATCGAATACTGGTAAAACTTACATTAGAAACTGGTCGAACTCATCAAATCAGAGTTCATTTAGCTGCTCTCGGTGCCCCAATAATTGGTGATCCCTTATATAATTCTGCTTATCAAGATGGGGAACAATTACAGTTAACAGCCTTTCAACTTACCTTTAGAAAACCCTTTAGTTTTGAAAATAAAACAGTGAAATTAGAGAAAAAATAA